Proteins from a genomic interval of Garra rufa chromosome 4, GarRuf1.0, whole genome shotgun sequence:
- the LOC141333003 gene encoding single-pass membrane and coiled-coil domain-containing protein 3-like encodes MLSLPFFDKKDELEKEELIRSTQTLHHYVHKYFYITNRLLVILNTHLDQSPFPTVLADESESIEKNCTRVRDVMRLILDACEREDKHVRKSIEPALYDQIALSGVSQKVKAAVIKDLHQETLGLLGNVFGPLVTVRLAKSDLGSVMPPVEQCGQSVLSLALGELVQSSARIIELLCKQGNKQRSLDEAVELVEDVLSVLKPPCDSYNDILSEVEAYITIISENI; translated from the coding sequence ATGCTGTCTCTTCCGTTCTTTGACAAGAAAGATGAACTTGAGAAGGAAGAGCTGATAAGGTCCACCCAGACCCTTCACCACTATGTGCACAAATACTTCTACATCACCAACAGGCTGCTGGTGATACTCAATACTCACCTGGACCAAAGCCCTTTCCCTACAGTCTTAGCAGATGAAAGTGAAAGTATTGAGAAAAACTGCACCAGGGTGAGAGATGTAATGCGCCTAATCCTTGATGCTTGTGAGAGGGAGGACAAACATGTCCGTAAAAGCATTGAACCTGCTCTATATGACCAGATTGCTTTATCTGGAGTGTCACAGAAAGTCAAGGCTGCAGTGATAAAGGATCTGCATCAGGAAACTCTGGGACTCTTGGGCAATGTCTTCGGTCCTCTAGTCACTGTTAGACTGGCAAAGAGTGATCTGGGGAGTGTAATGCCTCCAGTGGAACAGTGTGGACAgtctgttctgtctttggctctAGGAGAACTAGTGCAGAGCAGTGCAAGAATCATTGAGCTTTTGTGTAAACAAGGGAACAAGCAGAGGAGCCTCGATGAAGCCGTAGAGTTAGTGGAAGATGTGCTCTCTGTCCTGAAGCCACCCTGTGACTCCTACAATGACATTCTGAGTGAAGTGGAAGCCTACATCACCATCATATCTGAAAACATCTAG
- the LOC141333004 gene encoding single-pass membrane and coiled-coil domain-containing protein 3-like, whose translation MSWNDIFYPGNPERREKLIRKNQELLNLMENNFRATNQLAETLKKHLGWSFSPITLDEKATLKENCDVIIECIHEIQAEVEKIDMQLKEKLEPTLYEKLGHKNLSVPDYQKVKKALHGVCACGGVASGFVVGWLIYNGTILANIASTLVKVAASGAALVALGVVFLGIDMIIGAIVGSIERDKLEKALKEYDEALKEFKPASLKYQDSITEVRIRIEMSEQYS comes from the coding sequence atgtcttGGAATGATATCTTCTATCCTGGAAATCCAGAAAGAAGGGAGAAGCTCATCCGGAAAAATCAAGAGCTTCTAAATCTGATGGAAAATAACTTCCGAGCCACCAACCAACTCGCTGAGACTCTTAAGAAGCACTTAGGTTGGTCTTTCAGTCCGATCACCCTGGACGAGAAAGCTACTTTGAAGGAGAACTGTGATGTAATCATTGAATGCATACACGAGATCCAGGCAGAAGTAGAGAAGATTGACATGCAGCTGAAGGAGAAGCTGGAGCCGACACTGTATGAGAAACTGGGACACAAGAATCTGTCTGTTCCAGACTATCAAAAAGTTAAAAAAGCTCTTCATGGAGTTTGTGCTTGTGGAGGCGTAGCTTCCGGTTTTGTAGTTGGTTGGCTAATTTACAATGGAACAATTCTGGCAAACATAGCATCCACTTTGGTTAAAGTAGCAGCAAGTGGTGCAGCTTTAGTTGCACTTGGGGTGGTGTTTTTGGGGATTGATATGATTATCGGGGCCATTGTAGGGAGTATTGAGCGTGATAAACTTGAGAAAGCCCTAAAAGAGTATGACGAAGCTTTGAAAGAATTCAAACCAGCATCTTTAAAATATCAGGATAGCATAACTGAGGTCAGAATAAGAATTGAGATGAGTGAACAATATAGTTGA